The following coding sequences lie in one Silene latifolia isolate original U9 population chromosome 5, ASM4854445v1, whole genome shotgun sequence genomic window:
- the LOC141656040 gene encoding helicase sen1-like, whose protein sequence is MYSMMMKNNKMEHVIVGEKKKKTNEDGLLNLVFSWSPNDILNNNLYKNKVTRIPDTFSSTAEYLNSFKLPLIEETRADFCSGLESIAESPASEIKAIWIAKGHKAPKELHYKITIKPVTDLYNPGGYYDPESGDVFALSNVRPRNVGDLIRPGQNIIFAYVDLASEDEPSILITPSEELNRSELLSKEKNTRLFATFVMNLTTNKRIWKALHPCPQSPNLGLLENLLQHNPSVSQTVTCSSLSTMQGDNEDCSVCISEEVSKVRKSTVLDIIRSFRLDKSQTNAVLSSISMAKCPHQKNNVKLIWGPPGTGKTKTVASLLFALLKLKCRILTCAPTNIAVLQVAKRLVNIFLGSVRKYDTYGLGDIVLYGNEKRMKIDEHEELVDVFLQYRINILEKCLGHLTGWKYNLDSMICLLEDPRQQYNTYLGGDKSNDDDTEDTVADGDSVNPESSKKTKNKKKNKKKMKDIINESLTGQQIEQEKESCMTFEEFVLKKFRSVSLKLVFCAKNLYTHLPTLAIPSDVVVQMIQLINLLETLEKSKESFQFADLMIKKIELYSILKELLNRFPRPKIEGSLRDFCLGNARLIFCTASGSIKMQSPVEMVVIDEAAQLKECESAIPLQIPGVRNALLIGDDRQLPAMVQSKVSANVNFGRSLFQRLASLGKKKHLLKIQYRMHPTISSFPNRKFYANSIVNASNVKLRSYTRKFLKGNMYSSYTFINVSTGMEDFSKGHSPRNLAEAEVVNQIIGKLYSYHCNTKTAISVGVISPYKGQVGLLEETFGKKYAGRKGNGFTVNVRSVDGFQGGEEDIIIISTVRCNGNGSVGFLSNHQRTNVALTRARYCLWIVGSGSTLARSGTVWQKLVSDAKMRGCFYNADEAAEFKQASKPALIKSSRTPSKLDPAESLSSQLANISLNDNQVKLNPFLKDNKVSRLKRGGGITCNGVKEGRLEWRQLQTK, encoded by the exons ATGTATAGTATGATGATGAAGAATAACAAGATGGAGCATGTAATtgtgggagagaagaagaagaagacgaatgAAGACGGGTTGTTGAATTTGGTGTTTTCGTGGTCACCCAATGACATTCTTAACAATAACCTTTACAAGAACAAG GTTACTAGAATACCAGACACATTCTCATCAACAGCTGAATACTTGAATTCTTTCAAGCTGCCCCTCATTGAAGAGACACGAGCCGACTTCTGTTCCGGCTTGGAATCAATAGCTGAATCTCCTGCATCCGAGATAAAGGCAATCTGGATAGCTAAGGGTCATAAAGCCCCTAAAGAATTGCACTATAAAATCACGATCAAACCCGTTACTGACCTGTACAATCCCGGTGGATATTATGATCCAGAGTCCGGTGATGTTTTTGCTCTCTCCAATGTCAGGCCTCGAAACGTTGGTGATCTGATCCGTCCTGGTCAAAACATTATATTTGCCTATGTTGACTTGGCTAGTGAAGATGAACCTTCCATTTTGATAACACCATCCGAGGAATTAAATCGTTCAGAGCTACTAAGTAAGGAGAAAAACACGAGGCTGTTTGCTACGTTTGTGATGAACTTGACTACCAATAAGAGAATATGGAAAGCACTTCACCCTTGTCCGCAATCCCCTAACTTGGGTCTTCTTGAAAATTTGCTACAGCATAACCCTTCTGTGAGTCAAACTGTTACGTGTTCTTCACTTTCAACGATGCAGGGTGACAATGAGGACTGTTCTGTTTGTATTTCTGAAGAAGTCAGTAAGGTCAGGAAGTCTACTGTGTTAGACATCATCCGGTCATTTAGATTGGATAAATCTCAAACGAATGCTGTTCTAAGCAGCATTAGTATGGCAAAATGCCCGCACCAGAAAAACAATGTGAAACTGATTTGGGGTCCACCAGGAACAGGAAAGACCAAGACAGTCGCGTCTTTGTTGTTTGCGCTTCTTAAACTGAAATGCAGGATACTGACTTGTGCTCCAACTAACATAGCAGTTCTACAAGTCGCTAAAAGGCTTGTGAACATCTTCCTAGGGTCTGTCAGGAAGTATGATACTTACGGGTTGGGAGACATTGTTTTGTATGGAAATGAAAAAAGGATGAAGATAGATGAACATGAAGAGCTTGTTGATGTGTTTCTCCAGTATCGTATTAATATTCTCGAGAAATGTCTCGGCCATTTGACAGGTTGGAAATATAACTTAGATTCTATGATATGCTTACTTGAGGATCCCAGACAGCAGTATAATACTTACTTGGGCGGGGACAAAAGTAAtgacgatgatactgaggatacTGTAGCAGATGGAGATTCAGTGAATCCGGAGTCATCAAAGAAAacgaagaataagaagaagaacaaGAAGAAAATGAAGGATATCATTAATGAATCTTTGACAGGTCAACAAATAGAGCAGGAAAAAGAAAGTTGTATGACATTCGAGGAATTTGTGCTAAAAAAATTCCGGTCTGTATCACTTAAGTTAGTTTTCTGCGCGAAGAATTTGTACACCCATCTACCAACATTAGCCATCCCTTCAGATGTCGTCGTGCAGATGATTCAGCTGATTAATTTACTTGAGACACTTGAAAAGTCAAAAGAATCCTTTCAATTTGCAGATCTGATGATAAAAAAGATTGAACTTTATTCGATCCTGAAAGAACTACTTAATCGGTTTCCACGCCCCAAAATCGAAGGATCATTGAGGGATTTCTGTTTGGGAAATGCTCGTTTGATATTCTGTACTGCATCAGGCTCTATCAAAATGCAGTCACCTGTCGAAATGGTGGTAATAGATGAAGCTGCACAGCTCAAGGAATGTGAGTCGGCTATTCCATTACAGATTCCCGGTGTCAGAAACGCACTTCTTATTGGGGATGACCGACAGCTCCCTGCCATGGTTCAGAGCAag GTTTCGGCAAATGTTAACTTTGGACGGAGTCTGTTTCAAAGGCTAGCAAGTTTAGGGAAAAAGAAACATCTTTTGAAGATTCAGTACAGAATGCATCCAACCATTAGTTCATTCCCCAATCGGAAGTTTTACGCCAACAGTATAGTAAATGCATCAAATGTAAAGCTGAGAAGCTATACTAGAAAATTTCTCAAAGGGAACATGTATAGCTCCTACACTTTCATTAATGTATCGACGGGTATGGAAGATTTCAGCAAAGGACATAGCCCAAGAAATCTAGCGGAAGCAGAAGTAGTTAATCAAATCATCGGAAAGCTCTATAGCT ATCATTGTAACACCAAGACGGCTATTAGTGTGGGAGTTATATCACCGTATAAGGGTCAAGTAGGTCTTTTGGAGGAAACGTTTGGTAAGAAATATGCTGGACGTAAGGGAAATGGGTTTACTGTCAATGTTCGGTCTGTTGATGGGTTTCAAGGAGGTGAAGAGGACATAATTATAATATCAACAGTTCGATGCAATGGAAATGGTTCAGTTGGTTTTCTTTCAAATCATCAGAGAACAAATGTTGCTCTCACCAGGGCACG GTACTGTCTTTGGATAGTTGGGAGCGGGAGTACTTTGGCGCGCAGTGGAACAGTGTGGCAGAAACTTGTGAGTGACGCTAAAATGAGAGGGTGTTTCTATAACGCAGATGAAGCTGCAGAGTTTAAGCAAGCTTCAAAACCAGCCTTAATTAAGAGTAGCCGAACACCTTCTAAACTCGATCCTGCAGAGTCTTTGTCAAGCCAGTTAGCGAATATCAGTTTAAACGACAACCAAGTGAAACTAAATCCATTCTTAAA GGATAACAAAGTGTCGAGATTAAAGAGAGGAGGTGGGATCACTTGCAATGGTGTTAAAGAAGGCAGGCTCGAGTGGCGGCAGCTGCAAACAAAATAA